A single region of the Halorussus gelatinilyticus genome encodes:
- a CDS encoding sensor histidine kinase, with translation MVGSSRLRQGPNWAHVVSALGLLYVVLAVGRFAAVVASGDSLAEALLNVVQVGGPGAMLLYGGLRLPATELRPEAYPRVVTWCLGGAAVLLGIVGLLFLDPDVNVNHPLWSVVLAAAVGNLGGFAIGTNEARAISRARDAEDHERELQRQNERLESFASMLAHELRNPLNIAQIYLPQATAGDEAAAAEVESAHERIEEMIDVLLITARSTDSSVETGRASLGEVAAEAWEGLPVERANLVVETDRTVPADPVHLRHLLENLFKNAVEHGSTSSRPSADDAVEHGSTTSRPADDDAVEHADESVTVRVGDLPSGFYVADDGPGIPADERAAVFDAGYTTDADGIGLGLTFISQLAETYGWDCTLTESEAGGARFEFRNVETETEKRRADRA, from the coding sequence ATGGTCGGCTCCTCGCGTCTCCGCCAGGGACCGAACTGGGCGCACGTCGTCTCGGCGCTGGGACTCCTGTACGTCGTCCTCGCCGTCGGTCGGTTCGCGGCGGTCGTGGCGTCGGGCGACTCGCTCGCGGAGGCGCTCCTGAACGTCGTGCAGGTCGGCGGTCCCGGCGCGATGCTCCTCTACGGCGGGCTTCGACTCCCGGCGACCGAACTCCGGCCCGAGGCGTACCCCCGCGTCGTGACGTGGTGTCTCGGCGGGGCCGCGGTGTTGCTCGGGATAGTCGGACTACTCTTCCTCGACCCAGACGTGAACGTCAACCACCCGCTGTGGTCGGTCGTCCTCGCCGCGGCCGTCGGCAACCTCGGCGGCTTCGCCATCGGAACGAACGAGGCGCGGGCCATCTCCCGTGCCCGCGACGCCGAGGACCACGAGCGCGAGTTACAGCGCCAGAACGAGCGGCTCGAATCGTTCGCCAGCATGCTCGCCCACGAACTCCGCAACCCGCTGAACATCGCCCAAATCTACCTCCCGCAGGCCACGGCGGGCGACGAGGCCGCCGCCGCCGAGGTCGAATCGGCCCACGAGCGCATCGAGGAGATGATAGATGTTCTGCTCATCACGGCCCGGAGTACCGATTCAAGCGTCGAGACCGGGCGCGCGTCGCTCGGCGAGGTCGCCGCGGAGGCGTGGGAGGGCCTGCCGGTCGAGCGCGCGAACCTCGTCGTGGAGACCGACAGGACCGTCCCGGCCGACCCGGTTCACCTTCGGCACCTGCTCGAAAACCTGTTCAAGAATGCCGTGGAGCACGGCTCCACGAGCAGTCGGCCGTCGGCCGACGACGCTGTCGAACACGGTTCGACAACCAGTCGCCCTGCGGACGACGACGCCGTGGAACACGCCGACGAGAGCGTGACCGTTCGTGTCGGCGACCTCCCCTCCGGCTTCTACGTCGCCGACGACGGGCCGGGCATCCCGGCCGACGAGCGCGCGGCCGTCTTCGACGCCGGGTACACTACGGACGCCGACGGCATCGGTCTCGGGTTGACGTTCATCTCGCAACTGGCCGAGACGTACGGCTGGGACTGCACCCTCACCGAGAGCGAGGCGGGCGGCGCGCGCTTCGAGTTCCGGAACGTCGAGACGGAGACCGAGAAGCGACGGGCGGACCGCGCGTAG
- a CDS encoding class I SAM-dependent methyltransferase: MSDRDAVRRAYDAMAETYADERSAEGRGTEILTEFLDALPERPRVLDAGCGQGTPVLERLAAVGDPVGLDFSRQQLRLARETVPGAPLVRGDMTALPFESDAFDAVTAFHSLIHVPSDDHETVLAEFARVLRPGGRVLLTEGCEEWSGENPDWLDSGVEMQWDIAGIETTKKQLERAGFAVEDEWLVVDKLADDEVQKPFLEARLAE; this comes from the coding sequence ATGAGCGACAGAGACGCCGTTCGCCGGGCCTACGACGCGATGGCCGAGACGTACGCCGACGAGCGGTCCGCGGAGGGCCGCGGGACGGAGATTCTGACCGAGTTCCTCGACGCGCTCCCCGAGCGCCCGCGCGTCCTCGACGCGGGGTGCGGACAGGGCACGCCGGTCCTCGAACGACTCGCCGCGGTCGGCGACCCGGTGGGTCTGGACTTCTCGCGCCAACAGTTGCGACTCGCCCGCGAGACCGTTCCCGGCGCGCCGCTCGTCCGCGGCGACATGACCGCGCTCCCGTTCGAGAGCGACGCCTTCGACGCCGTGACCGCCTTCCACTCGCTGATTCACGTGCCGTCGGACGACCACGAGACGGTCCTCGCGGAGTTCGCGCGCGTCCTCCGGCCCGGCGGGCGCGTCCTCCTGACGGAGGGGTGCGAGGAGTGGTCCGGCGAGAACCCCGATTGGCTCGACAGCGGCGTCGAGATGCAGTGGGACATCGCCGGAATCGAGACGACGAAGAAGCAGTTGGAGCGCGCCGGATTCGCCGTCGAAGACGAGTGGCTGGTAGTCGATAAACTGGCCGACGACGAGGTGCAGAAACCGTTTCTCGAAGCGCGGTTGGCGGAGTGA
- a CDS encoding DUF7126 family protein produces the protein MKAILVGPDRDGLGDALEAEGVELTRIDAVANRPALEEAGVTEADALVLTETEGATAISVAKDINDDLRVVVYTADDLPDFARGQADFIVDPQLLSADAVAEELAA, from the coding sequence ATGAAGGCGATTCTCGTCGGACCCGACCGAGACGGACTGGGCGACGCCCTCGAAGCCGAGGGCGTCGAGTTGACGCGCATCGACGCCGTGGCCAACCGCCCGGCGCTCGAAGAGGCAGGCGTCACCGAGGCCGACGCGCTCGTCCTGACCGAGACCGAGGGCGCGACCGCCATCTCGGTCGCCAAGGACATCAACGACGACCTGCGCGTCGTCGTCTACACCGCCGACGACCTGCCGGACTTCGCCCGCGGGCAGGCCGACTTCATCGTGGACCCGCAACTGCTCTCGGCCGACGCGGTGGCCGAGGAACTGGCGGCCTGA
- the guaA gene encoding glutamine-hydrolyzing GMP synthase: MVNTDEFIDEKVAEIRNDVGDANAVIALSGGVDSSTAAALAYEALGDQLTPVYVDTGLMRKGETDEIRETFDYMDSLRIVDAKDRFLDALADVTDPEEKRHAIGEQFIREFETVAEETQADYLVQGTIYPDRIESEGTIKSHHNVGGLPDVVDFEGIVEPMRDLYKDEVREVARALDLEEIIAERMPFPGPGLAVRILGEVTEEKLEVAREATHVVEEELDEYDPWQAFAAVLGKATGVKGDNRVHGYVVAVRSVESRDGMTARAQEIDWETLQRIQSRITGQNDNVSRVVYDVTHKPPATIEYE; encoded by the coding sequence ATGGTCAACACCGACGAATTCATCGACGAGAAGGTCGCAGAGATTCGCAACGACGTCGGCGACGCGAACGCCGTCATCGCGCTGTCGGGCGGGGTGGACTCCTCGACGGCCGCCGCGCTGGCCTACGAGGCGCTGGGCGACCAACTCACCCCGGTCTACGTCGATACCGGCCTGATGCGGAAGGGCGAGACCGACGAGATTCGGGAGACGTTCGACTACATGGACAGCCTCCGCATCGTGGACGCCAAGGACCGATTCCTCGACGCGCTCGCGGACGTCACCGACCCCGAGGAGAAGCGCCACGCCATCGGCGAGCAGTTCATCCGGGAGTTCGAGACGGTCGCCGAGGAGACGCAGGCCGACTATCTGGTGCAGGGGACCATCTACCCCGACCGCATCGAGAGCGAGGGCACCATCAAGTCCCACCACAACGTCGGCGGTCTGCCGGACGTGGTGGACTTCGAGGGCATCGTCGAACCGATGCGCGACCTCTACAAGGACGAGGTCCGGGAGGTCGCCCGCGCGCTCGACCTCGAAGAGATAATCGCCGAGCGCATGCCGTTCCCCGGTCCGGGCCTCGCGGTCCGCATCCTCGGGGAGGTCACCGAGGAGAAACTGGAGGTCGCCCGCGAGGCGACCCACGTCGTCGAGGAGGAACTGGACGAATACGACCCGTGGCAGGCGTTCGCCGCGGTCCTCGGCAAGGCCACCGGCGTCAAGGGCGACAACCGCGTCCACGGCTACGTCGTCGCGGTCCGGTCGGTCGAGAGCCGCGACGGGATGACCGCCCGCGCCCAGGAAATCGACTGGGAAACGCTCCAGCGCATCCAGAGTCGCATCACGGGACAGAACGACAACGTCTCGCGGGTCGTCTACGACGTGACCCACAAACCGCCCGCGACCATCGAGTACGAGTGA
- a CDS encoding CTP synthase has translation MPTEPETDYDPSLGNKFIFVTGGVMSGLGKGITAASTGRLLANAGFDVTAVKIDPYLNVDAGTMNPFQHGEVYVLKDGGEVDLDLGNYERFLDVDMTFDHNVTTGKTYQHVIEKERAGDYLGKTVQIIPHVTDDIKRRIREAAEGHDVCIVEVGGTVGDIEGMPFLEALRQFAHEEDEEDFLLTHVTLVPYSKNGEQKTKPTQHSVKELRSIGLQPDILVGRCEDELDPSTKEKIALFCDVPTDAVFSNPDVEDIYHVPLMVEEEGLDEYVMERFDLADEALPPADRDNTWRNLVTQDTHGEVEIALVGKYDLEDAYMSVNEALKHAGLEKNVDVNVRWVDSEKMAEDHEERLYEADGIVVPGGFGSRGTRGKIEAIRYARENGVPYLGLCLGFQLAVVEYARNVLGLEGAHSAEIEADTPHPVIDLLPEQYDLEDLGGTMRLGAHETDIEPGTLAERIYGGTSCTERHRHRYEVNPEYFDQFEETDLVFSGQSGNRMEILELADHPYFLGTQFHPEFRSRPTRASPPFVGLLEAVLDESEDGTDANTETPEEVEA, from the coding sequence ATGCCGACAGAACCGGAAACCGATTACGACCCCTCCCTCGGGAACAAGTTCATTTTCGTCACCGGGGGCGTCATGTCGGGACTCGGCAAGGGCATCACTGCCGCCAGCACCGGCCGTCTGCTGGCCAACGCCGGGTTCGACGTGACCGCGGTCAAAATCGACCCCTATCTCAACGTGGACGCGGGGACGATGAACCCCTTCCAGCACGGCGAGGTGTACGTCCTCAAGGACGGCGGCGAGGTGGACTTGGACTTGGGGAACTACGAGCGGTTCCTCGACGTGGACATGACGTTCGACCACAACGTCACCACGGGAAAGACCTACCAGCACGTCATCGAGAAGGAGCGCGCGGGCGACTACTTGGGCAAGACGGTCCAAATCATTCCGCACGTCACCGACGACATCAAGCGCCGGATTCGGGAGGCCGCCGAGGGCCACGACGTCTGTATCGTGGAGGTCGGGGGCACGGTGGGCGACATCGAGGGGATGCCCTTCTTGGAGGCGCTCCGGCAGTTCGCCCACGAGGAGGACGAAGAGGACTTCCTGCTGACTCACGTCACCTTGGTTCCCTACTCGAAGAACGGCGAGCAGAAGACCAAGCCGACCCAACACTCCGTGAAGGAACTGCGTTCCATCGGGCTTCAGCCCGACATCCTCGTCGGGCGCTGCGAGGACGAACTCGACCCCTCGACCAAGGAGAAGATCGCGCTGTTCTGCGACGTGCCGACCGACGCCGTGTTCTCGAACCCCGACGTCGAAGACATCTACCACGTCCCGCTGATGGTCGAGGAGGAAGGGCTGGACGAGTACGTGATGGAGCGATTCGACCTCGCCGACGAAGCCCTGCCGCCCGCAGACCGGGACAACACGTGGCGAAACCTCGTCACCCAAGACACCCACGGCGAAGTCGAAATCGCGCTGGTCGGAAAGTACGACCTCGAAGACGCCTACATGTCGGTCAACGAGGCGCTCAAGCACGCCGGACTGGAGAAGAACGTGGACGTGAACGTCCGGTGGGTGGACTCCGAGAAGATGGCCGAGGACCACGAGGAGCGCCTCTACGAGGCCGACGGCATCGTCGTCCCCGGCGGGTTCGGTTCCCGCGGAACGCGAGGGAAAATCGAGGCCATCCGGTACGCCCGCGAGAACGGCGTGCCCTACCTCGGTCTCTGTCTCGGGTTCCAACTCGCCGTCGTGGAGTACGCCCGGAACGTCCTCGGACTCGAGGGCGCTCACTCCGCGGAAATCGAGGCCGACACGCCCCACCCGGTCATCGACCTCCTGCCCGAGCAGTACGACCTCGAAGACCTCGGCGGGACGATGCGACTGGGTGCCCACGAGACCGACATCGAACCGGGCACGCTTGCCGAGCGCATCTACGGCGGCACCTCCTGCACCGAGCGCCACCGCCACCGCTACGAGGTCAACCCCGAGTACTTCGACCAGTTCGAGGAGACGGACCTCGTGTTCTCTGGGCAGTCGGGCAACCGGATGGAGATTCTGGAACTGGCCGACCACCCGTACTTCCTCGGCACGCAGTTCCACCCCGAGTTCCGGTCGCGGCCGACCCGCGCGAGTCCGCCGTTCGTCGGCCTGCTGGAGGCCGTGCTCGACGAGTCCGAGGACGGAACCGACGCGAACACCGAGACGCCCGAGGAGGTCGAAGCCTGA